One window from the genome of Nicotiana tomentosiformis chromosome 5, ASM39032v3, whole genome shotgun sequence encodes:
- the LOC117278953 gene encoding uncharacterized protein: protein MAGDKETHNTTNNLDSTNPLYMHPSESVGTTLVPVAFDGTGYRSWGWGVLRALSMKNKVGFITEKCKKPNTDDTTYNQWARYDDMVTSWIQNSISNDLADSLQYVSDARELWQELKDRYDQTNGAKLYQLQKKINDLSHGALDITGYYTKIKRLWEELNTLNAHA from the coding sequence ATGGCCGGAGATAAAGAAACTCATAATACGACCAATAATTTGGACTCAACCAACCCGTTGTACATGCACCCGTCAGAGAGTGTCGGAACGACATTGGTACCTGTTGCCTTTGATGGAACTGGGTACAGATCTTGGGGATGGGGAGTTCTCAGAGCATTATCCATGAAGAACAAGGTTGGATTCATTACCGAAAAATGTAAGAAGCCTAATACTGATGATACGACTTATAATCAGTGGGCTCGATACGATGACATGGTCACGTCGTGGATCCAAAACTCAATTTCAAATGACTTGGCTGATAGTCTACAATATGTCAGTGATGCTAGGGAATTATGGCAAGAACTGAAAGATAGATATGATCAAACTAATGGAGCAAAATTGTATCAACTGCAGAAGAAAATTAACGACCTTAGCCATGGAGCTTTGGATATCACAGGCTATTACACAAAAATAAAAAGGCTTTGGGAGGAATTAAATACACTGAATGCACATGCATAG
- the LOC104105069 gene encoding protein MIZU-KUSSEI 1-like, producing MELLIPRCNCIFVEEEIYEKKPIPYFKHHSTTTTTTITGTIFGSRKGKVSFCIQTNPKSTNPILLLELAVSTTTLAREMRKGIVRVALESSTNMVFEYSSYSLLSIPIWAMYCNGKRVGFAVKRKPTKADLKVLRKLESKYVGAGTIIKREDEDIMYLRGKFERVNGSHDSESFHLVDPEENMGQELSIFFLRSLN from the coding sequence ATGGAACTTCTGATTCCTCGTTGCAATTGTatctttgttgaagaagaaaTTTACGAGAAAAAACCCATACCCTATTTCAAGCACcactcaacaacaacaacgacaacaatAACGGGCACAATATTCGGCTCTCGTAAAGGAAAAGTTAGTTTCTGTATCCAAACAAACCCTAAATCCACAAACCCTATTCTTCTTCTTGAACTTGCAGTTTCTACAACCACACTCGCTAGAGAAATGCGAAAGGGAATAGTGAGAGTCGCGTTAGAGAGTAGTACAAATATGGTATTCGAGTACTCTTCTTATTCTCTTTTGTCTATACCAATATGGGCTATGTATTGTAATGGAAAAAGAGTAGGGTTTGCAGTTAAGAGAAAACCTACAAAAGCTGATTTAAAAGTGTTGAGAAAATTGGAGTCAAAATATGTTGGAGCTGGCACTATTATAAAGAGAGAGGATGAAGATATTATGTATCTTAGGGGAAAATTTGAAAGGGTTAATGGATCTCATGATTCTGAATCCTTTCATTTGGTTGATCCAGAAGAAAATATGGGTCAAGAGCTAAGCATTTTCTTTCTGCGATCTCTTAATTAA